From a region of the Roseivirga sp. 4D4 genome:
- a CDS encoding AraC family transcriptional regulator, translating to MRLTEFPDIQWLRKQANNNFQNGRDVNNQPITQQGWPSVVLNTTSFGAERNGIKGPFSIFLNLSGKSLVKVGGKTVELTNDNLCMVNSGEFYDLIIPEGSGTDTFNVHFGERLFNEVLSYSNRSTDQLLDDPMRSCEANCTSKIHSTWKSGLIHEKVLALSQFYQVHNGEKDLEYELMADLLSTVLRDKEYEHSYDDALGATKNSTKQELSTRVGMSVDYMHAHFRETVTLDELSAIACMSKYHYLRTFKSIYRCTPQQMIAELRLKKASQLLIENDQPISEIAPSLGFSELAAFTRFFTKRMGLSPKAFRLSN from the coding sequence ATGCGATTAACTGAGTTTCCGGATATTCAATGGCTACGAAAACAGGCCAATAACAACTTCCAAAACGGAAGGGATGTCAATAACCAGCCAATTACTCAACAAGGTTGGCCAAGTGTAGTGCTCAATACTACTTCTTTTGGTGCCGAACGAAACGGCATCAAAGGACCTTTTAGCATTTTCTTAAATCTCTCTGGTAAAAGCTTGGTAAAAGTTGGTGGTAAAACGGTAGAACTTACCAACGACAACCTATGCATGGTGAATAGCGGAGAGTTCTACGATCTCATCATTCCCGAAGGATCTGGCACGGATACCTTCAATGTTCACTTTGGTGAGCGACTATTCAATGAAGTACTCTCCTATTCCAACAGGTCAACTGATCAACTCCTTGATGACCCCATGAGGTCTTGTGAGGCGAATTGTACGTCCAAAATTCACTCTACCTGGAAAAGTGGTCTAATTCATGAAAAAGTGCTTGCCTTAAGTCAATTCTATCAAGTTCACAATGGAGAAAAAGATTTAGAATATGAGCTAATGGCCGATTTGCTTTCGACTGTTCTTCGGGACAAGGAATATGAGCATTCTTATGATGATGCCCTAGGCGCAACAAAGAACTCCACCAAACAGGAGTTATCCACCCGAGTTGGAATGTCAGTTGACTATATGCATGCTCATTTCAGGGAAACGGTCACTCTTGATGAATTATCTGCCATCGCCTGCATGTCTAAGTATCATTACCTCCGCACCTTTAAATCCATCTACAGGTGTACACCGCAGCAAATGATTGCGGAATTGAGGCTAAAAAAGGCTAGCCAACTCCTTATAGAAAACGATCAACCCATAAGTGAGATAGCGCCTTCTTTAGGCTTCAGCGAACTCGCTGCATTCACCCGTTTTTTCACAAAACGAATGGGGCTATCTCCCAAAGCCTTTCGATTGAGTAATTAG